One stretch of Toxoplasma gondii ME49 chromosome XI, whole genome shotgun sequence DNA includes these proteins:
- a CDS encoding hypothetical protein (encoded by transcript TGME49_310920) — MHSEERGASSRQRAAKRAWKQQRRHTKGHRESHSRLREHKETETMSRGRRKLTRFARRHGDRDSKREEEEEEEEEEEEEEEEEEEEEEEEEEEEEEEEEEEEEEEEEEEEEEEEEEEEEEEEEEEEEECWSAVDEEGEAGESGCREEERKVKGERDPSAEDVRRIGSSRTSETNWFSEVAGDPKKRAVRGTDQQRERDIVEPGVARTTADDSGDAWVIAKSASVEYE, encoded by the coding sequence ATGCACTCCGAGGAGCGAGGTGCCTCTTCTCGCCAGCGCGCAGCGAAGCGCGCGTGGAAGCAGCAACGCCGCCACACGAAGGGACATCGAGAGAGCCACAGCAGGCTTCGAGAGCACAAGGAGACGGAAACGATgtccagaggaagaaggaaactcaCGAGATTCGCGAGAAGACACGGTGACAGAGActccaagagagaagaagaagaagaagaagaagaagaagaagaagaagaagaagaagaagaagaagaagaagaagaagaagaagaagaagaagaagaagaagaagaagaagaagaagaagaagaagaagaagaagaagaagaagaagaagaagaagaagaagaagaagaagaagaagaagaagaagaagaagaagagtgttGGTCTGCTGTggacgaagaaggtgaagcagGAGAGTCcggctgcagagaggaagagagaaaagtgaagggagagagagaccctTCTGCAGAGGACGTTCGCCGCATTGGAAGTTCGCGGACAAGTGAAACAAACTGGTTTTCTGAGGTTGCTGGAGACccgaagaaacgcgcagtTCGAGGGACAGACcagcagcgagagcgagacatTGTGGAGCCGGGAGTCGCCAGGACAACGGCTGACGATAGTGGAGATGCATGGGTCATCGCGAAAAGCGCGTCCGTCGAATACGAGTAA